The DNA region TACAAACGCATTAGGTATGATTGAAACAAAAGGATTGGTAGCAGCAATAGAGGCAGCAGATGCAATGGTTAAAGCAGCAAATGTAACATTAATTGGAAAAGAACAAGTAGGCGGCGGACTAGTAACAGTTATGGTTCGTGGAGACGTGGGAGCTGTTAAAGCTGCAACAGATGCTGGAGGAGCAGCAGCAGAAGCAGTTGGTGAATTAGTATCTGTTCATGTAATACCACGTCCACATATGGAAGTAGATGTAATCCTACCAAAATACGATACCCAATCATAATCAGGCTTCGAACACTCATAATGAACGCTTAAAGTTGGAAGATAAAAAGTGGGGCTGAGGCATAATAAAAGCTTATGCTCAGCCTTTTCTTTATCGAGGGGAAGTGAATACTAATGGCTATTTTAACGGAAAGTAAAATAAAAAAACTACTCCGTACGACGAAATTAAAAGAAACAAAATTCTTAGTTTTAGAACCTGGGACTGTAATTACACCTTCTGCAAAAGAATATTTAAAGGATATTACTATTGAATATATGGAAATACCAGAAGCATCTGAGACTAAGAATCAAGAAGCAACCTTCCCAATGACCCAGTTGAAAGTAAGCGAATCCAAGAATGTAAAGAATATCCAAGAAATTTTAATGTATAATAATGGAAAAGGACAGGAAATGTGGAAAAGTCACTTAACTTATCAATTTAAAATTAAAATTGATATTATAATAAGCCATATTCTGACTTTACAAAAGAAAAGTCACCATATAGGGAAGATGGAGTTAATAGAAGCTTTAAATACTATCTTAATTGTAGTCAAGACAATATCAATAGAGATTTTAGCTTCAGACAAGTTAGATCTGGTACAGGAAATTGAAAAGTTGTTGGAAGACAAAAAGCCATACGTTGCCAGTCTATATCCAGAAGGTTCCTTTATTCCAACCTATAAAGATGAAGAATGTGTCATAGCTTTATTTGAGTTACATGCATATTTACAAGAACTAGAACATTTTATTGCTAAAGAAATGAAAGAGATTCTGGCATTTGAGGATTATATAAATTGCATTTCAATAGCGACTATTTTAAAGGATTATTGTTGGATTTTGATGATGCAGTCAAAAGAAAATTCAGTAGAATAGGGGTGGAAATATGACTAAAAATAATATTGATACAATAGTGGATGCAGTTGTCTCTCGTATACACGAAGTAATGGATCAAACTTTTGAAATTGAAGCAAGTGGACGCCATATCCATCTAAATCGAGAGGCAATAGATTCCCTCTTTGGAGAGGGTTATCAATTACACCCATCAAAATATTTATCACAGCCAGGCGAATTTGCATCAGAAGAACGAGTGAGTATTAAAGGACCTAAGGGCACTATTCACAATGTTATAATTCTTGGGCCAGAGCGAAAAAACTGTCAAGTGGAGGTTTCATTAACAGACGCACGTTCACTAGGTGTAAATGC from Alkaliphilus flagellatus includes:
- the eutD gene encoding ethanolamine utilization phosphate acetyltransferase EutD — encoded protein: MTKNNIDTIVDAVVSRIHEVMDQTFEIEASGRHIHLNREAIDSLFGEGYQLHPSKYLSQPGEFASEERVSIKGPKGTIHNVIILGPERKNCQVEVSLTDARSLGVNAPVQLSGNIENTPGIIVMNGSKSFVLDRGVIVAKRHIHVKDIDAERLDVKDQERVSVQVFSERPLIFDDVIVRVSPKFETSMHIDYDEANACGHKKGVRGRIVKR
- a CDS encoding BMC domain-containing protein encodes the protein MANTNALGMIETKGLVAAIEAADAMVKAANVTLIGKEQVGGGLVTVMVRGDVGAVKAATDAGGAAAEAVGELVSVHVIPRPHMEVDVILPKYDTQS